From a region of the Arachis ipaensis cultivar K30076 chromosome B09, Araip1.1, whole genome shotgun sequence genome:
- the LOC107619647 gene encoding UDP-glycosyltransferase 79A6-like, with amino-acid sequence MSNDEVHIVMFPFLAFGHISPFVQLSNKLFSQTRIRITFFSASSNIPRIRSTLNLNPSIEIVPLHFPNHHDNKTVTSTAELPPHLAENLVHALDLTQTHVRSLLSQLKPHFVFFDFAQNWLPKLASELGIKSVHFSVYSAISDSYITVPSRFASLEDGKTITFQDLMKPPPGYPQSSNLFLNEFEAKDFMFLFKRFGENSITGYERVMQSLSECSFVLFKSCKEMEGPYLDYIENQFKKPILLTGPLVPLEPSNDVLDEKWSKWLEKFPPKSVILCSFGSETFLNDEQINELATGLELTELPFILVLNFPSNLNAENELQRALPKGFLERVRERGFVHTGWLQQQLLLKHKSVGCYVCHGGFSSVIEAMANDCQLVLLPFKGDQFFNSKLIAIDLEAGIQVNRRDEDGYFGKCDIAKAVKIVMVEGDKDPGKNIRENHMKWRNFLLNEGIQNKFIIDLVAHLKSVAYA; translated from the exons ATGTCTAACGATGAAGTTCACATAGTTATGTTCCCGTTTCTTGCATTTGGTCACATTAGTCCCTTTGTTCAACTCTCAAACAAGTTGTTCTCTCAAACAAGAATCCGCATCACTTTCTTCTCAGCTTCATCAAACATCCCCAGAATCAGATCTACACTGAACCTCAACCCATCCATTGAAATTGTTCCACTTCACTTCCCAAATCATCATGATAACAAAACAGTAACAAGCACTGCTGAATTGCCACCACATTTGGCCGAAAACCTCGTCCATGCACTTGATCTAACACAAACTCACGTGAGGTCACTCTTGTCACAACTCAAACCCCATTTTGTGTTCTTTGACTTTGCACAAAACTGGCTTCCCAAGTTGGCTTCTGAGCTTGGAATCAAGTCCGTTCATTTCTCTGTCTACTCTGCAATATCTGATTCCTACATTACTGTGCCTTCAAGATTTGCATCTCTTGAAGATGGGAAAACCATTACTTTTCAGGATCTTATGAAACCACCCCCTGGGTACCCTCAAAGTTCTAACCTTTTTCTCAATGAGTTTGAGGCCAAGGATTTCATGTTCCTCTTCAAAAGATTTG GTGAGAACTCAATAACTGGCTACGAGAGAGTGATGCAAAGCCTCAGTGAATGCTCATTTGTGTTGTTCAAGTCATGCAAGGAAATGGAAGGACCCTACTTAGACTACATAGAAAATCAGTTCAAGAAACCAATTCTATTAACGGGTCCGTTAGTCCCATTAGAGCCATCAAATGACGTTCTTGATGAAAAATGGTCAAAATGGTTGGAAAAATTCCCACCAAAATCTGTGATACTATGCTCATTTGGAAGTGAAACATTTCTCAATGATGAACAAATCAATGAGCTAGCAACTGGGTTAGAACTCACTGAATTGCCATTCATCTTGGTCCTGAATTTCCCGTCAAATCTTAATGCTGAAAATGAGTTACAAAGAGCACTGCCAAAAGGGTTCTTGGAAAGGGTTAGAGAGAGAGGTTTTGTTCACACCGGTTGGTTGCAACAACAACTTTTGTTGAAACATAAAAGTGTTGGATGTTATGTGTGTCATGGTGGATTCAGTTCTGTGATTGAAGCTATGGCCAATGATTGCCAACTTGTGTTGTTGCCTTTCAAAGGTGATCAATTCTTCAATTCTAAGCTCATAGCTATAGATTTGGAAGCAGGGATTCAGGTCAATAGAAGAGATGAAGATGGGTATTTTGGTAAATGTGATATAGCGAAGGCTGTGAAAATTGTCATGGTGGAAGGTGACAAAGATCCAGGGAAGAACATTAGAGAGAATCACATGAAATGGAGGAATTTTCTTTTGAATGAGGGAATTCAGAACAAGTTTATCATAGATCTTGTTGCTCATTTGAAGTCTGTGGCATATGCCTAG